A single window of Methanothermobacter marburgensis str. Marburg DNA harbors:
- the nikR gene encoding nickel-responsive transcriptional regulator NikR, with translation MTRISMSLPSKLLEEFDEVLRNRGYQSRSKGIRDAIKDYIVRYRWMNEMEGERTGIVSVIYNHHTGAMEEIADIQHHYREYIDAVMRVHLTEKHRLEVLVVRGDVAEIRELTERMMGLRGVEHVRLTSVSAEEEVEYER, from the coding sequence ATGACCAGGATAAGCATGTCTCTTCCAAGTAAACTTCTTGAGGAATTTGATGAGGTACTGAGGAACCGGGGATACCAGTCAAGGTCCAAGGGTATAAGGGACGCCATAAAGGACTACATTGTCAGGTACAGGTGGATGAATGAGATGGAGGGTGAGAGGACAGGGATAGTCTCGGTGATCTACAACCACCACACAGGGGCAATGGAGGAAATAGCCGACATACAGCACCACTACAGGGAGTACATAGACGCTGTCATGAGGGTTCACCTCACAGAAAAACATCGCCTTGAGGTCCTCGTGGTGAGGGGTGATGTTGCAGAGATACGTGAACTCACAGAGAGGATGATGGGTCTACGGGGAGTTGAACACGTGAGACTCACCAGTGTCTCAGCTGAAGAGGAGGTGGAATATGAGAGGTGA
- a CDS encoding KAP family P-loop NTPase fold protein, translating into MFHADEPIKTSAEDKLGRREFAKYVSDSILAYEDSSCLVLGIIGEWGSGKTSIINMITEHLEESNKTNLKIIKFNPWLFSGQEALLLNFFEELRNNLGNEIKEKLDKYLSKLVPDQIGVQLGLNIKYNIKSSKSSPENLEKIKDDLDKSVENANIKLVIVIDDIDRLTAEEIRQIFQMIKIVDLPNTVYISSFDKKTVVKALEKVQEGDGEEYLEKIIHVPFEIPPLGSKEIREILESELKELFKEDINIEDTLPYLKNMRNVKKYMNLLKFKFNAIGEETNKEDLANITILELFEPKLYKEIYENRESFTSYPSLGTLNPLYEKATKKMKEIYKKADNNAKNILKSLFPLLNNITWPYDELRKEKRICTVENFDTYFKLSINESLNLSSDQIRQLIKATEDSKALKKIISKDNFLYLKFLNIHVDEIPPENIVNVLATLLDIEFNHPDFYGCCSLSCEIIFKLLRKMETDRRLQVIKKSIRNGQSIYLALYTFATQGEEKLQVLGEKELESLINLLIEKLHRLAQTDLHGLFYPDTFGNIIELWNVIEPYGVDPYIRELMKDDHLLVEFIKRTTPRFNLQDFVRVDKLDKNEREDLIRRLEKLSSQKELANNAKRILEQLKME; encoded by the coding sequence ATGTTTCATGCAGATGAACCCATAAAAACAAGTGCCGAAGATAAACTAGGACGTCGGGAATTTGCAAAATATGTTTCAGATTCAATACTGGCCTATGAAGATAGTTCATGTCTTGTTTTAGGCATTATTGGAGAATGGGGATCTGGCAAGACATCCATCATCAACATGATTACAGAACACTTAGAAGAAAGCAATAAAACCAACCTGAAAATAATCAAATTTAACCCCTGGTTGTTCTCAGGACAAGAAGCTCTTCTTTTAAATTTTTTTGAAGAATTAAGAAATAATCTTGGCAATGAAATCAAAGAAAAATTAGATAAATATCTTAGTAAATTAGTTCCAGATCAAATAGGCGTTCAATTAGGCCTTAATATTAAATATAACATAAAATCTTCTAAATCTTCTCCAGAAAATCTAGAAAAAATCAAAGATGACCTTGACAAATCGGTAGAAAATGCCAACATAAAACTAGTTATAGTCATAGATGATATTGATAGATTAACAGCAGAAGAAATACGTCAAATTTTCCAGATGATTAAAATTGTTGATCTACCAAACACAGTATACATAAGTTCATTTGATAAAAAAACAGTTGTAAAAGCCCTTGAAAAGGTTCAAGAAGGTGACGGCGAGGAATATCTTGAAAAAATAATTCACGTTCCCTTTGAAATACCACCATTAGGTTCCAAAGAGATAAGGGAGATATTAGAATCAGAATTAAAGGAGCTATTTAAAGAGGACATCAATATTGAGGATACATTACCCTACCTTAAAAATATGAGGAATGTTAAAAAGTACATGAATCTTCTAAAATTCAAATTCAACGCCATTGGAGAAGAAACAAACAAAGAGGACCTGGCCAATATAACGATCCTCGAATTATTCGAACCTAAACTATACAAGGAAATATATGAAAATAGAGAGTCCTTTACAAGTTATCCATCACTAGGTACTCTTAACCCTCTCTATGAAAAAGCTACTAAAAAGATGAAGGAAATCTATAAAAAGGCGGATAACAACGCAAAAAATATACTGAAATCATTATTTCCTCTTCTAAATAACATTACTTGGCCTTACGATGAACTTAGAAAAGAAAAGCGTATTTGTACCGTAGAAAATTTTGATACATACTTCAAACTTTCCATAAATGAAAGTCTAAATTTATCGTCAGATCAAATCAGACAATTAATTAAAGCCACAGAGGATTCTAAGGCCCTTAAAAAGATCATTTCTAAGGATAATTTCCTCTACCTGAAATTTTTAAATATTCATGTTGATGAGATCCCCCCTGAAAATATAGTAAACGTACTAGCCACCCTTTTAGATATAGAGTTTAACCATCCTGATTTCTATGGATGTTGTTCTCTTTCATGTGAGATAATCTTCAAACTATTAAGAAAAATGGAAACAGATAGGAGACTCCAAGTCATCAAGAAATCTATAAGAAATGGACAGAGTATCTACCTAGCTCTATATACTTTTGCAACTCAAGGAGAGGAAAAATTACAGGTTCTGGGGGAAAAAGAACTGGAATCACTTATCAATCTTTTAATTGAGAAATTGCACCGGCTAGCTCAGACAGACCTGCACGGTTTATTCTATCCTGATACATTTGGGAATATCATAGAATTATGGAACGTTATAGAGCCCTATGGAGTTGACCCCTACATAAGAGAATTGATGAAAGACGACCACTTATTAGTGGAATTCATCAAAAGAACTACGCCCCGTTTCAACCTGCAGGATTTCGTTAGAGTAGATAAATTAGATAAAAATGAAAGAGAAGACCTTATAAGGAGATTAGAAAAACTTTCCTCCCAGAAAGAACTTGCCAACAATGCCAAAAGAATTTTAGAACAGTTAAAAATGGAATAA
- the mntA gene encoding type VII toxin-antitoxin system MntA family adenylyltransferase antitoxin: protein MMGIDDQKIEKLVELLEKRDEVSIAYLFGSTARGDKGPLGDFDIGVLLKEPLKGYDDLNFQLELIDELVSALRTDRVDLVIMNRAPLSLSYSIIRDGIVLKDSEEERVRFEGRIMSEYLDRRYHNDRHIRLALRMMAREGLK, encoded by the coding sequence ATGATGGGCATTGACGACCAGAAAATTGAAAAACTTGTGGAACTTCTGGAAAAAAGGGATGAGGTCAGCATTGCATACCTCTTTGGCTCCACTGCAAGGGGGGATAAGGGACCCCTCGGGGACTTTGACATCGGTGTTCTCCTGAAGGAACCCCTGAAGGGATACGATGACCTCAATTTTCAGCTGGAACTCATAGATGAACTTGTATCCGCACTCCGAACAGACAGGGTGGACCTTGTCATAATGAACCGGGCGCCGCTTTCCCTGAGTTACAGCATAATCAGGGATGGAATAGTCCTGAAGGACAGTGAGGAAGAGAGGGTGAGGTTCGAGGGACGTATCATGTCAGAGTACCTTGATAGAAGGTACCATAACGACAGGCACATCAGACTGGCGCTCAGGATGATGGCACGTGAGGGTTTGAAGTGA
- the hepT gene encoding type VII toxin-antitoxin system HepT family RNase toxin has product MKDEVLSKLEKLQEYLRILRNYRSHSLEDLKKDVTLRGAVERYLEVSIECCLDIGEMIISWERARKPETYREVIEILGEIGVLPGDFADKFAPAAGFRNILVHMYAEIDVERVYLYLQRDLEDIEKFAVFVARYLEELAD; this is encoded by the coding sequence GTGAAGGATGAGGTACTATCAAAACTCGAGAAACTCCAGGAGTACCTGAGGATACTCAGGAATTACAGATCACATTCACTTGAGGACCTTAAAAAGGACGTCACCCTCAGGGGGGCAGTTGAAAGGTACCTTGAGGTTTCCATAGAGTGCTGTCTGGATATTGGTGAGATGATCATATCATGGGAGAGGGCGAGAAAACCTGAGACATACAGGGAAGTCATAGAGATACTTGGAGAAATAGGGGTTCTTCCAGGGGATTTTGCAGATAAATTTGCACCAGCAGCTGGTTTCAGGAACATACTGGTTCATATGTATGCGGAAATAGATGTTGAGAGGGTTTATCTCTACCTTCAACGGGACCTGGAGGATATAGAGAAGTTTGCTGTATTTGTTGCCAGGTATCTGGAGGAACTGGCTGATTAA
- a CDS encoding right-handed parallel beta-helix repeat-containing protein — protein MIKHLYVIAAIAALLILSGTASAADIYVNPTGGSDDNDGLSWAAAKATIGNATLSAASGDRIWLADGEYRGVRNRNVVIDRNLTITGQSTTGTVIDCEYLGRAFSVQQGVSFTLRNLTVKRGNENHGGAILNQGNLTVEGCRFLENMGYRGGAIYSLGNIHITSATFHDNSASETGGALHVAGYQPSDSAVVIDSSFTSNDAKYGGAVATDYTRPINVLLRGSTFSGNTAWYGGGFLADNANATVEGCTFEENVASAHGGAIRNNYGNLTVRRSTFTDNSAGFAGGGISNVRAALANITESTFTGNLAETWSQGSAVLSYFTIALVNFCRILNNPGADVFCEDGPQVDARFNWWGSNTPDFTELTAGDVAATPWIVLTLVANPSTVTVGGTSLIRADLLHDSAGTLHATSVPYTGVVGFETTYGTITDALMSGGVASSTVRNLNAPGVAVVSAVLDNQVVNTQVTVRPAPPAGITINQLVAAAVNVRNHYLRYRKLPASVTIASKRYSMAQFLDLLARATVQLNSGNQNPLRPRAVGYAGSTGIWRSGKLSRPAYVSVAVSIRNFINSQGRAPRYASTVYGRVSFAGLVYRYSEVLRFYGNRGRLPNYLII, from the coding sequence ATGATAAAACATCTGTATGTAATAGCTGCCATTGCAGCGCTCCTCATTTTATCAGGAACCGCCTCTGCAGCTGACATCTATGTCAACCCCACAGGGGGGTCCGATGATAATGATGGGCTCTCATGGGCGGCTGCCAAGGCAACCATTGGAAACGCGACCCTCTCCGCGGCCTCAGGTGACAGGATCTGGCTCGCGGATGGTGAATACAGGGGTGTGCGGAACAGGAACGTAGTGATAGACAGGAACCTCACCATCACCGGCCAGTCAACCACCGGTACAGTGATTGACTGCGAATACCTGGGCAGGGCCTTCAGCGTCCAGCAGGGTGTCAGTTTCACCCTCAGAAACCTCACAGTGAAGAGGGGAAACGAAAACCATGGTGGAGCCATCCTGAACCAGGGTAACCTAACTGTCGAGGGATGCAGGTTCCTTGAGAACATGGGATACAGGGGTGGGGCAATTTACAGCCTCGGTAACATCCATATTACCTCAGCAACATTCCATGATAACAGTGCTTCTGAGACTGGCGGTGCTCTTCATGTGGCTGGATATCAGCCCTCAGATTCTGCAGTGGTCATAGACTCATCATTCACATCAAACGACGCAAAGTATGGTGGGGCAGTTGCAACAGATTACACCCGTCCCATAAATGTTCTACTGAGGGGAAGCACGTTCTCAGGCAACACAGCATGGTACGGCGGCGGATTTCTTGCAGACAATGCCAATGCAACCGTTGAGGGATGCACCTTTGAGGAGAACGTGGCATCAGCACACGGCGGCGCAATCAGGAACAACTACGGCAACCTCACAGTTAGAAGAAGCACATTCACAGATAACAGTGCTGGCTTTGCAGGTGGAGGTATAAGCAATGTCCGGGCTGCCCTGGCAAATATCACAGAGTCCACGTTCACAGGTAACCTTGCAGAGACCTGGAGTCAGGGATCAGCGGTACTCAGCTACTTTACCATTGCGCTGGTCAACTTCTGCCGCATCCTGAACAACCCCGGCGCCGATGTATTCTGTGAGGACGGCCCACAGGTGGATGCCAGATTCAACTGGTGGGGGTCCAACACACCGGACTTCACTGAACTCACAGCAGGTGACGTTGCTGCAACGCCATGGATCGTCCTCACACTGGTTGCAAATCCATCAACCGTTACCGTGGGGGGCACCTCCCTCATAAGGGCGGACCTTCTCCATGACAGTGCAGGCACACTGCATGCAACAAGTGTACCATACACGGGGGTTGTGGGCTTCGAAACAACCTATGGTACAATCACCGATGCTCTGATGAGCGGTGGGGTTGCATCCTCAACCGTCAGGAACCTCAATGCACCGGGGGTTGCAGTGGTGTCCGCGGTTCTGGATAACCAGGTGGTTAACACCCAGGTAACTGTTAGGCCAGCTCCACCAGCGGGCATAACCATCAACCAGCTTGTCGCAGCAGCCGTGAACGTCAGGAACCACTACCTGCGCTACCGTAAACTGCCAGCCTCTGTCACAATTGCATCAAAGAGGTACTCCATGGCCCAGTTCCTGGATTTACTTGCACGTGCAACTGTGCAGCTCAACTCAGGAAACCAGAACCCGTTAAGACCACGTGCTGTTGGTTACGCCGGTAGCACTGGCATCTGGAGGTCAGGTAAACTCTCAAGGCCAGCCTACGTGTCAGTGGCAGTCAGTATCAGGAACTTCATAAACAGCCAGGGAAGGGCACCCAGGTATGCCTCAACGGTCTATGGCAGGGTGAGCTTTGCGGGCCTCGTGTACAGATACAGTGAGGTACTGAGGTTCTACGGTAACAGGGGGAGGCTTCCAAACTACCTGATAATCTAA
- a CDS encoding pseudomurein-binding repeat-containing protein, whose product MIKIITWLFLFLVGIMLIPGCVSAADIYVNATGGSDDNDGFSWAAAKATIGNATLSAASGDRIWLADGEYRGVGNRDVLIDRNLTITGQSTTGTVIDCEAMGRAFNVSSGAVLVLRNLTLRNGSAPEGGAVMNHGELQVENCILTCNTAAGGGAIYSDGTVKLTESHLMENSAEDGGAVYSKGVLEVTESTFNGNEASGCGGSIYSAPYSSLNIRDSSFALGHAGTGGAIYTGGDTTICDSTIAMNTADSHGGGLYVWAADGTEITVTVTNSMFLYNNASYGGGISGFRNPDDSSLNLQVSDSLFRSNLADYGAGIHAENVNTTVSGCTFEENVASAHGGGIRNNYGNLTVSRSTFTDNRAAYAGGGVSSFLAVLANITESTFTGNTAESWGQGSAVLSYFTIALVNFCRILNNPGADVFCEDGPQVDARFNWWGCNTPDFTELTAGDVAAAPWMVLTLTANPAAVAAGGTSVITADLRHDSAGGYHDTFFVPYTGNVDFSATAGSIDDAVMSHGTASSTLTGLAAPGTVTVTGALDAESASVDVNVLKVPSSITVEDTETVEGDAFNLRARLMAQNPIPGKVIIFRINGVHMGGSTTGSDGWATLNLPGIFPPGIYNVTAEFQGDELLNNSSCRADLRILRKAAFELSNLTVVPLSGAAPLRISVSARVRNTGEAPGEYRAELLVNSVPVASMVISLAAGESGDLRFNHTITRDGVYLVTVGGLPARTVTVKSQGLTVKQIAAAALSVRNHYARYRKLPASVTVAGKAYSMAQFLDLLTRATAQLNSGNQNPLKPRAVGYLGSTGTWRSGKLSRSAYVSVAVSIRNFINSQGRAPRYASTSYGQVSFVGLVYVYSRVLAFYGANGRLPGDITI is encoded by the coding sequence ATGATAAAGATAATTACATGGCTCTTTCTGTTTCTTGTGGGGATAATGCTTATCCCGGGATGTGTCAGTGCAGCCGATATCTATGTCAACGCCACGGGGGGGTCCGATGATAATGATGGATTCTCATGGGCGGCTGCCAAGGCAACCATTGGAAACGCGACCCTCTCTGCGGCTTCAGGTGACAGGATCTGGCTTGCGGATGGTGAATACAGGGGTGTTGGTAACAGGGACGTGCTGATAGACAGGAACCTCACCATCACCGGACAGTCAACCACCGGTACGGTGATTGACTGTGAAGCAATGGGCAGGGCCTTCAATGTGTCCTCGGGGGCGGTCCTGGTCCTCAGGAACCTCACGCTGAGAAATGGCAGTGCACCTGAGGGTGGGGCGGTGATGAACCACGGTGAACTCCAGGTGGAGAACTGCATCCTCACCTGCAACACCGCAGCCGGGGGTGGCGCCATCTACAGTGACGGTACAGTGAAACTGACTGAAAGCCACCTCATGGAGAACAGCGCAGAGGATGGTGGTGCAGTATACAGTAAGGGGGTCCTTGAGGTTACAGAATCAACCTTCAACGGGAATGAGGCCTCAGGGTGCGGGGGGTCCATATACAGCGCCCCATACTCATCCCTTAACATCAGGGACTCATCATTTGCACTTGGCCATGCAGGGACTGGTGGCGCGATTTACACTGGAGGAGATACAACCATATGCGACTCCACCATTGCAATGAACACCGCAGACAGCCATGGTGGCGGGTTATATGTGTGGGCAGCAGACGGTACGGAAATCACGGTTACTGTGACCAACTCCATGTTTCTCTACAACAATGCAAGCTATGGTGGGGGAATCTCAGGATTCAGAAACCCTGACGATTCATCACTGAATTTACAGGTTTCAGACTCACTCTTCAGGTCAAACCTTGCAGATTACGGTGCCGGTATCCATGCAGAAAATGTTAACACCACAGTATCAGGGTGCACATTTGAGGAGAACGTGGCATCAGCACACGGCGGAGGAATCAGGAACAACTACGGCAACCTCACCGTTAGCAGAAGCACATTCACAGATAACAGGGCAGCATACGCTGGTGGCGGTGTAAGTTCTTTCCTCGCGGTGCTTGCAAATATCACAGAGTCCACGTTCACAGGTAACACTGCAGAGTCATGGGGGCAGGGATCAGCGGTCCTCAGCTACTTCACCATTGCACTGGTCAACTTCTGCCGCATCCTGAACAACCCTGGCGCCGATGTGTTCTGTGAGGACGGCCCGCAGGTGGATGCCAGGTTCAACTGGTGGGGCTGTAACACACCGGACTTCACTGAACTCACAGCAGGTGATGTTGCTGCAGCACCATGGATGGTCCTCACATTAACCGCAAATCCAGCGGCTGTTGCTGCAGGGGGCACCTCAGTCATAACAGCCGACCTGAGGCATGACAGTGCCGGGGGATACCATGACACATTCTTCGTCCCCTACACAGGTAATGTGGACTTCTCGGCCACCGCAGGGAGCATCGATGATGCTGTGATGTCCCATGGAACTGCATCCTCAACACTCACAGGTCTGGCAGCACCGGGTACAGTGACAGTGACCGGGGCCCTTGACGCTGAAAGCGCCTCAGTGGATGTGAATGTCCTCAAGGTTCCATCATCCATCACAGTGGAAGACACTGAAACTGTTGAGGGCGACGCATTCAATTTAAGGGCACGTTTAATGGCACAGAACCCCATCCCAGGTAAGGTCATCATTTTCAGAATAAATGGAGTTCACATGGGAGGTTCAACCACCGGTTCAGATGGATGGGCAACCCTCAACCTTCCAGGTATATTCCCGCCGGGTATCTACAATGTGACTGCAGAGTTCCAGGGTGATGAACTCCTCAATAACAGTTCATGCCGGGCAGACCTCAGGATCCTCAGGAAGGCGGCATTTGAACTCTCAAACCTCACCGTAGTTCCACTCTCAGGGGCAGCCCCCCTCAGGATCAGTGTCTCTGCCAGGGTCAGGAATACCGGTGAGGCCCCGGGCGAGTACCGTGCAGAGCTCCTTGTGAATTCGGTGCCTGTCGCATCAATGGTGATTTCACTTGCCGCTGGCGAATCAGGGGATTTGAGGTTCAACCACACCATCACCAGGGATGGTGTGTACCTGGTGACAGTGGGGGGCCTTCCTGCAAGGACGGTTACGGTTAAATCCCAGGGTTTAACTGTTAAACAGATTGCAGCTGCCGCTCTGAGTGTGAGGAACCACTATGCACGCTACCGTAAACTGCCAGCATCTGTAACAGTGGCCGGTAAGGCTTACAGCATGGCCCAGTTCCTGGATTTACTTACACGCGCCACGGCACAGCTCAACTCAGGAAACCAGAATCCACTGAAACCACGCGCTGTTGGTTACCTTGGTAGCACAGGCACATGGAGGTCAGGTAAACTCTCAAGGTCAGCCTACGTGTCAGTGGCAGTCAGTATCAGGAACTTCATAAACAGCCAGGGAAGGGCACCCAGGTATGCCTCAACATCCTACGGACAGGTGAGCTTTGTTGGCCTTGTGTACGTATACAGCAGGGTACTGGCGTTCTACGGTGCAAATGGCAGGTTACCGGGTGATATAACAATTTAA
- the hepT gene encoding type VII toxin-antitoxin system HepT family RNase toxin, with amino-acid sequence MIRKSIILTKISEIEESVNLIDDNLPETFEEFRGLGLVRDGMYRRLEFAVENVFDICSILNSDLKLGVPGSDGDVLENLLGAGIIDEETFRKVKAMRGFRNIVVHRYGKIDDRITFRILREHLRDFHEFTEKIRKTLETLENK; translated from the coding sequence ATGATAAGAAAGTCCATCATACTCACGAAGATAAGTGAGATTGAGGAAAGCGTAAATCTTATAGATGATAACCTTCCTGAAACCTTTGAGGAGTTCCGGGGTCTTGGCCTTGTAAGGGATGGGATGTACAGGAGGCTTGAGTTTGCTGTTGAAAATGTCTTTGACATATGTTCCATCCTCAACTCCGACCTGAAACTCGGTGTCCCTGGATCAGATGGTGATGTGCTTGAGAACCTTCTGGGAGCCGGAATAATAGACGAGGAAACCTTCAGGAAAGTAAAGGCAATGAGGGGATTCAGAAACATCGTGGTCCACAGGTATGGTAAGATAGATGACCGTATAACATTCAGGATCCTCAGGGAACACCTCAGGGATTTTCATGAATTCACCGAAAAGATCAGGAAAACCCTTGAGACCCTTGAGAATAAATGA
- a CDS encoding nucleotidyltransferase domain-containing protein produces the protein MEESIRTRIDELLSVIRSFKDAERVRFIILYGSALRGEGWSDIDLAVYYDGTPDEAADFRLRVLCEVDEIFDVQIFQQLPLYVRVQVLRGEVIYCDSERFLHDIAWETVKEFDDFKHRFYDYIGMAPMR, from the coding sequence ATGGAAGAATCTATCAGAACCCGCATTGATGAGCTCCTCAGTGTGATAAGGAGTTTCAAGGACGCTGAGAGGGTCAGGTTCATAATACTCTATGGTTCAGCCCTCAGGGGGGAGGGGTGGTCTGATATAGACCTTGCAGTGTACTATGATGGAACCCCTGATGAGGCAGCGGATTTCAGGCTGAGGGTCCTCTGTGAGGTGGATGAAATATTCGATGTCCAGATATTCCAGCAGCTCCCACTCTATGTGAGGGTCCAGGTACTCAGGGGTGAGGTCATATACTGTGACAGTGAAAGATTCCTCCATGACATTGCATGGGAGACAGTGAAGGAATTCGATGACTTCAAACACCGCTTCTATGATTACATCGGCATGGCCCCCATGAGGTGA
- a CDS encoding YkvA family protein: protein MTEADFKDFYDVLVENLESFNGEYASFIDHGPKLFKLLADFLGYEHLKSQLKLKISAAIAYYVVPMDVIPETVYGAYGYIDDIFITAYVIRILADVYGYEFLSEYWEGEEDLEEVVELCYERSKEVLREKTTDVLEYVGLI from the coding sequence ATGACAGAGGCAGATTTTAAGGATTTCTATGATGTGCTGGTTGAGAACCTTGAGTCCTTCAACGGGGAATATGCATCCTTCATAGACCATGGCCCGAAACTCTTCAAGCTCCTCGCGGACTTTCTGGGCTATGAGCACCTCAAGAGCCAGCTCAAACTCAAAATAAGCGCGGCAATAGCCTACTATGTTGTACCCATGGATGTCATCCCCGAGACGGTCTACGGTGCCTACGGGTACATTGACGACATATTCATAACAGCCTACGTCATAAGGATCCTGGCGGACGTCTATGGCTACGAGTTCCTCTCAGAGTACTGGGAGGGAGAGGAAGACCTTGAGGAGGTTGTTGAACTCTGCTATGAGAGGTCAAAGGAGGTCCTCAGGGAGAAGACAACCGATGTGCTGGAATATGTGGGTTTGATCTGA